The stretch of DNA GGGGACATGGAGGGGACAAGGGGGTCCCCAAGAGGACAGGGAGCGGATTAGGGGGTTCCTGAGGGGACAAAGGGGTCCCCAAAGGGacaggaggggagaagggggtcCCGAGGGGCCGGAGGGGACACAAGGGGGTCCCcgaggggatggagggggatAAAGGGGTACCCAAAGGGACAGGAGGGGACAAGGGGGTCCCGAGGGGCCGGAGGGGACACAAGGGGGTCCCcgaggggatggagggggatAAAGGGGTCCCCAAAGGGacaggaggggagaagggggtcCCGAGGGGCCGGAGGGGACACAAGGGGGTCCCcgaggggatggagggggatAAAGGGGTCCCCAAAGGGacaggaggggagaagggggtcccgaggggatgggggggacacAAGGGGGTCCCCGAGGGGTCCTTACCCACCGCCAGGCTCTGGCACGCCCTGCGGTAGCGCTCGGCCAAGGGCGGCAGGTCCCAGCACCTGCACCTCCGCCAGCACCTGCAACGGCACCACCGTCCGGCGCCGGGGCCACGGCGGGGgtcggggggcggcggcgggggggtcGGGGGCTGGTCGCCCACCTCCTCGTTGCTCTGCAGGACGTCCCCCCACCAGGTCCTGGGGGGCCAGGAGAGCCCCTTCTTTCTTCAGGATGAGCCGCGGCAGCAACCCGCAGGTTTGGTAGTACCGCTCGGCCGCCCGCTCCGCCAGCCAGCCCACGGCGCGGCCCTCGCTGCCGCGAGCCGCAGGGTCACCGGCgggcgctccccgcccgcctCGGGGGTCCCCAACGGCacggcggccgggcggggggggggcggggggaggaaaggggggtGGCGGGCGGTTATCGCAAAGCCCTTACCTTTGGGGCACGGGGATGAGGAAGACGTTGTCCTGGACCCGGACGCGGACGCGGAGAGCCGGCAGCGGCGCCGGCAGGGAAGGGGGGGTCTCCCTCATCCTCATCctcggcggggagggggctcccGGCCGCCTCGAGGGGTCGGGATTCCCCGGGAGCGTCCCAAGGGGATCCTCTCCACCACGCGGGCGAGGCGGCTTTGCGCGCTCCGGCGGCGCCGCGGCTGGTGCCGGGCCGGAGCGGGGCCGTCGCTCTCCGACCCCGCGCTGTCCCCCGAAGCCGTCGCCGGGTCCTGGGGGTGCCGGCGCGGCCGTTTACGGCCCCCCCCGGGATACCCCAAGGTCATCTTCCAGccaatcctcctcctccaggtaCTGCTCGGCCGGGATGAGGGCCGGTTGCCGGCACATCGCCACCGCGGCGGTGCTGCCGGGAAGGGATTTGGCGCTGCCGAGGCTCCGGATGGCGGCTTCGTAGTCGTTCGGCTCCGGCTCCGCTCCCTCCTGCCGGCCGAGCCCCGGCACCCGCTGCCGCTTCTTCACCGGCCTCGGCAGGCGACGCGTCACCCCCCTCCGGCTCCGGCGGCTCCGGGCTTCGCCGCTCGTCCAGCTCGGCGTCGAAGGGCTCCTcggaggggagcggcggcgcGGCTGCGGAGACGCCACCCCTCAGCGCCCCCCTCCATTGAAAAAtaaggagggagggggaacagGGGGGGGCCGGCGGAGCCCACCTCGTGCCGCCGCCTCCCTGAGCAGCCGCTCGGCCGCCTTCGGCACCGCTGCCCGCGTCTCCTGGTCCAGCTCCCGGCTGTAGACCCTCGCCCACTCCTCCAGCGTCCCCAGCGGCGTCAGGCCCTGCGGAAAAAgcaaggggagggggggtgggggggggacacggaggTGCGTGCTTTTCCCAgggtgtccccccccacccccaccccaaaacccacccccGGGGCCTCACCCTGGCGTTCCTGGCCGTCACCGACGCCCCCCCGCCGCACCAAGAGCTCGGCCACCTCGAAGTGCCCGCAGCTGAGGGCGTCGTGCAGGGGGGTGATGCCTTCGCAGCCCGGCCCCCCCGGATCGTCCAAGGCGGCCCCGCGGTCCAGCAGCAGCCGGACGATCtctgggggcggggggatggCGGTGaggaaatgggggggggggggggggcgctcTGCCTGCCCCCCGTTTtgaggaaggggtggggggtggggaggggttCCCAGCCCGCTCACCCAGGTGCCCGTGGTTGCACGCCTCGTGCAGCGGGGTCCAGCCGCAGTAATCGCGGGGGTTCAGGGGGTGCCcctaaaaaaagaaggggggggggggggaatgacACAGTCACACAgagaccccccaccccccccccaaggtCATTTTTGGGGACCCCTCGCCCACCTGCCTGAGGAAGAGCTGGACGCGGCGCAGGTCGCCCTCGATGCAGGCGCGGTGCAGGGGGGTCTCGCCCCGCTCGTTCCGTCGGTTCCACTGCCggcacggcgggggggggcacGATGTGGGACCCCCGGGACGCACCCCGGCCCTCTCCGGGGGTGCCGGGGGAAGaaacccacccccccagccctctTTTAGGGGTGTTGGGGAGACCCCTGGCTCCTGTTTGGGGGTGTCATGGGGAGACCCCACCCCTCCAGCCCACTTCGGGGGGTGtcaggggaaggagaagatCCTGCCAGCTCTCTTTGGGGGTGTCACGGGAAGACCCCCAACCTTCTTTGGGGGTgtcaggggaagggggagaccCCACACTCCTGTTTTGGGGGTgtcagggggaagaaaaagccccCCCAGCCCTCTTTGGGGGTGTCAGGGGGAAGGACaagaccccccccccccgccataCTTTGGGGTGtcggggggtgggggacacCCGCCGCCTCTCACCTTGCTGATCCGCCGGCGCCCGGGGACGCTCTTGCTGTAGCCTTCGAGTTCATCTTCCTCCCCCTCTGGAAGAGACGCCCCCCTCCCCGTGAGGGAGGACCCCTCCCTTTTGGGGACACCCCCCagggccccccccccgcagaCCCCCCATACCGCTCTCCGACAGCTCCAGCTCGCTCTCGTCCTGAGCCTCGCTGCTCTCcggctcttcctcctcctcctcctcctcctccccctcctcgcCCCCCAGCGCCCCGAGCCGGGCCAGGGTGCCGGCGGCAGCCTCGGCGTCGCCGTCCCGCAGCTGCAGCGCGCGGAGGTGCCGCAGGATCTGCcgctggggaggaagaggaggaggagggtgaggCCCCCAGCCCGCACTGGGGACCcccagggagggggggaaagggatggggggggggggggtgtttttccccccatgtcccgcaccacccccccacccctcacctGCAGCCGGGGGTCTCCGGCCGCCTCGGCTCGCTCCAGCGCCCTTTGGAAGCAGGGCTGGAGCTCGGCGCGGGAGGAGCCCCCCTCCTCCATGGCCAGCGCCACGTTCAGCCACGTCTTCCCCTCCTGGGCACGGCCGGGGGTCAGCgcccgggggtccccgggggtccccctgcagccccgcgCCTTCCcccgggagggggggggggcgggggggccacCAGCACCTCTCACCACCCCGACCCCGGGACAGCCTCGCTgagacaccccccaccccacccccccaccccacccacatCCGAGGGACCCAGGGAGCCCCCCAGGACCTGGTGAGCCCCCGGTAAAGGACCCGGGGaacccccgcccccccccccagggacaCGGGATGCCCCCCGGCGTGCCCCCCAGGGCTCCAAGGAGCCCTCTCAGGGACCCAATGAGACCCCCCAGGACCCAAGAAGCCCCCCTTAGAGACACAATaacccccccagggacccaTGGAGCCCCCCCAGGGACCTGATGAACCCCCTCCTAGGACCACAgtgaacccccccagggacatGATGAGCTGTAGGGAGCCAGGGAGACCTCAGGGACCCAAGGAGATCCGCAGGGACCCAAAGAGCCCCTGACAACCCAAGGGCCTCCCTCAGGGATCCAGGGACCCCCCCCCAGGGACCCAAGGAGCCCCCCAGGGACACAGTGAGACCCCCAAAGACACAATAATCCCCCCAGGGACCTGATGAGCTTTTGTAAGGACCCAGACACCCCCACAGCGACCCAAGGACCTCCCCAGGTGCCCAAGGACCCCCTCCAAGGGACCCAAAGAGCCCCCACAGGGACCAAGGACCACTCCCCAGGACCCAGAGACCCCCCCCAGGTGCCCAAGGACCCCCCCAAGGGACCCAAAACCCCCACTGAGGACCCAAGGACTCTCCACAGGGACCCAAAGGCCCCCCTGAGGACACAAGGGCCTCCCCCAGGGACACAAGGACCCCCTGCAGGGACCCCAAGGACCACTCCCCAGGATACAGGGACCCCCTCCAGGTGCCCAAGGACCACCCCAAGGGACCCAAAACCCCCACTGAGGACCAAGGACTCTCCACAGGGACCCAAAGGCCCCCCTGAGGAGACAAGGACCCCCTGCAGGGACCCAAGGACCACTCCCCAGGACGCAGGGACCCCCCGCCAGGtgcccagggacccccccaAGGGACCCAAAACCCCCACTGAGGACCCAAGGACTCTCCACAGGGACCCAAAGGCCCCCCTGAGGAGACAAGGACCCCCTGCAGGGACCCAAGGACCACTCCCCAGGACGCAGGGACCCCCCGCCAGGtgcccagggacccccccaAGGGACCCAAAACCCCCACTGAGGACCCAAGGACCCCCCCACAGGGACCCAAAGGCCCCCCTGAGGAGACAAGGGCCTCCCCCAGGGACACAAGGACCCCCTGCAGGGACCCAAGGACCACTCCCCAGGACGCAGGGACCCCCCGCCAGGtgcccagggaccccccccaaGGGACCCAAAACCCCCCCTGAGGACCCAAGGACCCCCCCACAGGGACCCAAAGGCCCCCCTGAGGAGACAAGGGACCCCCTGCAGGGACCCAAGGACCACTCCCCAGGACGCAGGGACCCCCCCaggtgcccccagccccagctcgcCTCCAGCGCGCTGCCCCGGTGCAGGGCCAGCTCCTGCCGGTAATGGTGGACGGCTCGCTCGTGATCCTTTCAGGTCGCCGAAGGTGGTGGCCAGGGAGACGTGGATGACGGCCAGCTCCCCCGGTGGCCTCCCCAACGCCTGGGCGAAGCTCAGCTGCCCCCGGGGAACCCCTCCATCAGCGGGGACGTCCCACCGGGACCCCCCCAAGCCCCCTCCTGAGCCCCGCTTACCTGCCTCTGGTAGGAGTCGACGGCGCGGGCGTAGTCGCCGTGCCTGGAGAAGGTGTCCCCGAGCTGCTCGCAGAGGGCCAGGGCCGCCGGCGGGTCAccggccgccgcctcctccaGAGCCTCCTGCAGCCGCGCCACCTTGCTGGCTgccggggggaggcggggggggtgACGGTCGGgccaccctggggacccccagagccGTCCCTGGCGCAGCCCGGTGTCGGGGGGGGTGGGCGGGTGTCCCCGCCCCGAGTGTCAGCGCGGGACCCGcggaaggggaagggggggtggagcagagctggggggttTGGCGGCACCCTGGGGACACTGTCACCCTCCCTGGggaccccatcccacccctgggGACCCTGTCACCCCCCCCTGGggaccccatcccacccctgggGACACTGTCATCCCCCCTGGGGACACTGTCACCCCCCTGGGGACACTGTCACCCCCCTGGGGACGCCATCCCACGCCTGGGGACACTGTCCTGCCCCTGGGGGACACCATCCCACCTCTGGGGGACACCATCCCACCTCTGGGGACACTGTCATCCCCTTGGGGACACTGTCATCCCCCTGGGGACACTGTCATCCCCCTGGggaccccatcccacccctgggGACACTGTCATCCCCCCGGggaccccatcccaccccccgGGGACACTGGCCTACTCTTGGGGACCTCTTCCCAACCCTGGGGACACTGTCACCCCCCTGGGGACCCTGTCATCCCCCTGGGGACACTGGGCCACCCTTGGGgaccccttcccacccctggGGACACTGTCACCCCCCTGGGGACACTGTCCTGCCCCTGGGGGCCCCATCCTACCCTTGGGGACCCCgtcccaccctggggacactgTCCTGCCCCTGGGGGCCCCATCCTGCCCCTGGGGGCCCCATCCCACCCTTTGGGACCCCCGTCCCACCCTTGGGGACCCCGACTCACCCCTGGGGaccccgccccaccccacccccggggaccccctcccgcccccgggGACCCCCTCCCGCCCCTGGGGGACCCCCTCCCGCCCCTGGgggtcccgtccccccccctcACCGTAGCGCAGGTTGGAGCGGACGAGgtcccgctgccagggctgccgCGAGCCCAGCACGTAGGCTTGCTTCAGCGAGCGCTTGGCGGCCGCGAAATCCCCCAAACTCAGCAGGACCTGGGTGGTGGGGGACGACGGGGGCCACCCGTTagaaaaagggggtggggggggacacacacagacGGCGAGGGGCGCCCCCCCCCAGACCACCCACCTGGGCCGTGCTGCCGCAGCAGTCGCTCTCCATCCCTTTCTCCTTCATCCTGCGGGCGCAGTCGCGCGCCCGGGCCAGGCAGCGCAAGGCCCCGGAGTGTTCGCCCTCCCGCAGGTGGATGTTCCCCCAAATTGAAGTAAGCGCGGTAGAGATCTTCGTCCAGCCGGCCCTGCCTGcgaagggaggggtggggggggggggccgctGCCAGGGGTCCCgtgtccccctccccttcccctccccgaACCCGGCGGCTCCCGCCCGTACTTACTCGGCGAGGAAGATGCTTTTTTTGATGTAGTGATCGCACTTGGCCGCTTCCTGCAGGCTGTCGTAAACCAGACCCAGGTTGAGGTAGAGCCGCGTCCTCATCTCCGTCAGCTCCCGCTTCGGCACGACTCCTGCGGGGTTGAAGTAAAACCCAGTGGCTCTGGGAGGTGGTGGGGCCCCGCGGGGCTGCACCAGGCGCTGGGGCGGGCCTCCGAGGGCACCGGGACGTCCCTCCGAGGGCACCGGGACGTCCCTCCGAGGGCACCGGGACGTCCCTTCGAGGGCACCGGGCGCTGGGACATCGCTCCGAGGGCACCGGGACGTCCCTCCGAGGGCGCCGGGCGCTGGGACATCGCTCCGAGGGCACCGGGACGTCCCTCCGAGGGCGCCGGGCGCTGGGACATCGCTCCGAGGGCACCGGGACGTCCCTCCGAGGGCACCAGGACGTCCCTCCGAGGGCACCGGGCGCTGGGACGTCCCTCCGAGGGCACCGGGCGCTGGGACGTCCCTCCGAGGGCACCGGGATGTCCCTCCGAGGGCACCGGGACGTCCCTCCGAGGGCACCGGGACGTCCCTCCGAGGGCACCGGGCGCTGGGACATCGCTCCGAGGGCACCGGGACGTCCCTCCGAGGGCGCCGGGCGCTGGGACATCGCTCCGAGGGCACCGGGACGTCCCTCCGAGGGCACCAGGACGTCCCTCCGAGGGCGCCGGGCGCTGGGACATCGCTCCGAGGGCACCGGGACGGGCACCGGGCGCAGCCTCACCTTCCAGTTTCTCCTCCACGATGGCCAGGCTGGTACGAAAAGCCCGCTCGGCTTCGCGCAGCGCCGGCGCCGCCTCCCCCGGCGAGCGGCTGTCGGCCACGAACATGTAGGTGCGGCCGATGGTAGCCCAGGCGCGTTGCTGCTCCGTGTCATCCGAGAGGGAACGAGCCAGCTCCAGGTGTTGGCGTTGGTGCTGCGGGGCGGGGAGAAGCCTGAGACCCCCGCCGCGgggtgtccccgtccccccgtgtcccgtcccccccgccccgcccagaGACCCCCGTAAGAGTCGAAAGCCCACCTTTAGCGCCGCCTCGTAGTTCTCCAGCTCGGCCAACCTCTCGCCGATCTTGCGGTGAGCCACGGCGCAGCCGATGCTGTCGCCggcctcctccagcagccgcAGCTCCTGCCGGTGCTCCTCCAGAGCCTCCTCGTAGCGGCCTGCCGGCGACCCAGGGGGGTGTCGGGTCCTTACCTCCCCTGGGGAGGGGGTAAGGGGGTCCCCCGCCCCGGGTTTTGGGGGTGAAGGGGGACCCGGCCGCGCCGGGAGGACGCACCATGGCTCGCCAAAATCTCCCCGAGCTGGTTACACGCCGCGGCCTCGTCTACCCGGTTGCCGCCACGCTGGGCCTTCTCCTTCGCCTTCTGCAGCTCTAGGGGGGGGgataaaagggggggggggtgggggctcaGCCTGGTGAGAccccctcccccaaacccccagcgaccaccccctgcccaccccaaaccccagggaccatcccctgcccaccccaaTCGCCCCCCATACCACCCTGTGCCCCACATATCCCCCCAGCCCTAAGGACCAGAGAGGGGGTCctggtgccccccaccccagagaGAAGGTCCTTGTGGACCCTCCCCCCGGTGCCCACCACCACCAATGTGGGGTTCCCCGCAGCCCCTCCGGTGCCCCCACGCCGGAGAtggggtccctgcagcccccctggTGTCCCGCATCCCAAATGGGGGGCCTTAGTGCCCCCCACCTCGGAGGGGGAGGGTCCCTGCAGACCCCCACACCTGACTGGGGATCCCCAATGACCCCCCCCGGTAACACCCAGCCCAGAGATGGGGTCCCTGCAACCCACCACCCCCTGATAGGGGGGATCCCCGGAACCCCGCCGGTACTCCCCAACCTGGAGCAGGGGggtccctgcagctccccccGTGCCCCCCAACCCAGAAACCCAGATGGGGGGGTCCCTGCTGACCCCACCCCCCGGTGACCCCCATCCCCCGGTGACCCCCACCCCGTAGATgggtccctgcagcccacccaccccaaaTGTGGGGGTCCCCGCAGCCCGCCCCAGGTGCCCCCCAACCCAGAGAGAGGGTCCctgccgccccccaccccgggggaAGGGACTTGGGGGGCcccacggggagggggggaagctgTTGGCGACGTGAAGAAGGAGCCGGGaacggggccggggggggcgggaggggctggggcagggggtccCGGGTGGGGAGGCCCCAGGCCCCGGTGTAGGCCCCCGCAGGTGCGGTTTAGGCCGGGTCTAGGCCCGGCTGGACTCACGGCGAATCTCCCGCGCCCATTCCGCGCTCATCCCCCGCCGCCACGGAACCCGCCGAGCGTCGCCCCACCCCAATCACCGCCCCCATTGGCCAACGCTCCGCCCGCCTGAGCCAATCGGCGAGGGGGCAGGCGGCAGGCGGAGGGTTCTATTGGGCGGCGGGGAGGAGAGCCCGCCTCTGGGGGCGGGGCCAGAGCAGCCGTCCTGGCCCGCGCCGGCCGCGGGGGGTGACGGGAAGGGGGCGGGGCCGCCTTCCCCGGCCGGAGGCGGCGGGGGTCCCAGTGCCCGCCCGCCCAGAGCCCTCCGGTGCCCTCCGGTGCCCCCCCAGTGCTACCAGTGCCGGCGCGGGGCTCCCAGTCCCCCCCCAGTACCCCCGCAGTGCTCCCAtaacggccaggagctcccagtaacggccagcccagtgccctccagtgctcccagtaacggccaggggctcccagtaacggccagcccagtgccctcagtgctcccagtaacggccaggggctcccagtaacggccagcccagtgccctccagtgctcccagtaacggccagcccagtgccctcagtgctcccagtaacggccagcccagtgccctgcagtgctcccagtaacggccaggggctcccagtaacggccagcccagtgcccaccagtgctcccagtaacggccagcccagtgccctccagtgctcccagtaacggccaggagctcccagtaacggccagcccagtgccctccagtgctcccagtaacggccaggagctcccagtaacggccagcccagtgccctccagtgatcccagtaacggccaggggctcccagtaacggccagcccagtgccctcagtgctcccagtaacggccaggggctcccagtaacggccagcccagtgccctccagtgctcccagtaacggccagcccagtgccctccagtgctcccagtaacggcctGGGGCTCCCAGTAatggccagcccagtgccctccagtgctcccagtaacggccaggagctcccagtaacggccagcccagtgcccaccagtgctcccagtaacggccaggggctcccagtaacggccagcccagtgccctccagtgctcccagtaacggccagcccagtgccctccagtgctcccagtaacggccaggagctcccagtaacggccagcccagtgccctccagtgctcccagtaacggccagcccagtgccctccagtgctcccagtaacggccaggagctcccagtaacggccagcccagtgccctccagtgctcccagtaacggccagcccagtgccctccagtgctcccagtaacggccaggagctcccagtaacggccagcccagtgccctccagtgctcccagtaacggccagcccagtgccctccagtgctcccagtaacggccaggggctcccagtaacggccagcccagtgccctccagtgctcccagtaacggccaggagctcccagtaacggccagccctgtgcccaccagtgctcccagtaacggccaggggctcccagtaacggccagcccagtgcccaccagtgctcccagtaacggccagcccagtgccctccagtgctcccagtaacggccaggggctcccagtaacggccagcccagtgccctccagtgctcccagtaacggccaggggctcccagtaacggccagcccagtgcccaccagtgctcccagtaacggccagcccagtgccctccagtgctcccagtaacggccaggggctcccagtaacggccagcccagtgccctccagtgctcccagtaacggccagcccagtgccctccagtgctcccagtaacggccaggggctcccagtaacggccagcccagtgccctccagtgctcccagtaacggccaggggctcccagtaacggccagcccagtgccctccagtgctcccagtaacggccagcccagtgccctccagtgctcccagtaacggccaggagctcccagtaacggccagcccagtgccctccagtgctcccagtaacggccaggggctcccagtaacggccagcccagtgcccaccagtgctcccagtaacggccaggggctcccagtaacggccagcccagtgcccaccagtgctcccagtaacggccagcccagtgccctccagtgctcccagtaacggccaggggctcccagtaacggccagcccagtgccctccagtgctcccagtaacggccaggagctcccagtaacggccagcccagtgccctccagtgctcccagtaacggccaggggctcccagtaacggccagcccagtgccctccagtgctcccagtaacggccaggagctcccagtaacggccagcccagtgccctccagtgctcccagtaacggccaggggctcccagtaacggccagcccagtgccctccagtgctcccagtaacggccagcccagtgccctccagtgctcccagtaacggccaggagctcccagtaacggccagcccagtgccctccagtgctcccagtaacggccaggggctcccagtaacggccagcccagtgcccaccagtgctcccagtaacggccaggggctcccagtaacggccagcccagtgccctccagtgctcccagtaacggccagcccagtgccctccagtgctcccagtaacggccaggagctcccagtaacggccagcccagtgccctccagtgctcccagtaacggccaggggctcccagtaacggccagcccagtgccctccagtgctcccagtaacggccagcccagtgccctccagtgctcccagtaacggccaggagctcccagtaacggccagcccagtgcccaccagtgctcccactaacggccaggggctcccagtaacggccagcccagtgccctccagtgctcccagtaacggccagcccagtgccctccagtgctcccagtaacggccaggagctcccagtaatggccagcccagtgcccaccagtgctcccactaacggccaggggctcccagtaacagccagcccagtgccctccagtgctcccagtaacggccaggggctcccagtaacggccagcccagtgccctccagtgctcccagtaacggccaggggctcccagtaacagccagccctgtgcccaccagtgctcccagtaacggccagcccagtgccctccagtgctcccagtaacggccagcccagtgcccaccagtgctcccagtaacggccagcccagtgccctccagtgctcccagtaacggccaggggctcccagtaacggccagcccagtgccctccagtgctcccagtaacggccagcccagtgccctccagtgctcccagtaacggccaggagctcccagtaacggccagcccagtgccctccagtgctcccagtaacggccagcccagtgccctccagtgctcccagtaacagccaggggctcccagtaacggccagcccagtgccctccagtgctcccagtaacggccaggagctcccagtaacggccagcccagtgcccaccagtgctcccagtaacggccaggggctcccagtaacggccagcccagtgcccaccagtgctcccagtaacggccagcccagtgccctccagtgctcccagtaacggccaggggctcccagtaacggccagcccagtgccctccagtgctcccagtaacggccaggggctcccagtaacggccagcccagtgcccaccagtgctcccagtaacggccagcccagtgccctccagtgctcccagtaacggccaggggctcccagtaacggccagcccagtgccctccagtgctcccagtaacggccagcccagtgccctccagtgctcccagtaacggccaggggctcccagtaacggccagcccagtgccctccagtgctcccagtaacggccaggggctcccagtaacggccagcccagtgccctccagtgctcccagtaacggccagcccagtgccctccagtgctcccagtaacggccaggagctcccagtaacggccagcccagtgccctccagtgctcccagtaacggccaggggctcccagtaacggccagccctgtgcccaccagtgctcccagtaacggccaggggctcccagtaacggccagcccagtgcccaccagtgctcccagtaacggccagcccagtgccctccagtgctcccagtaacggccaggggctcccagtaacggccagcccagtgccctccagtgctcccagtaacggccaggagctcccagtaacggccagcccagtgccctccagtgctcccagtaacggccag from Phalacrocorax aristotelis unplaced genomic scaffold, bGulAri2.1 scaffold_235, whole genome shotgun sequence encodes:
- the TONSL gene encoding LOW QUALITY PROTEIN: tonsoku-like protein (The sequence of the model RefSeq protein was modified relative to this genomic sequence to represent the inferred CDS: inserted 2 bases in 1 codon; deleted 8 bases in 8 codons); the protein is MSAEWAREIRQLQKAKEKAQRGGNRVDEAAACNQLGEILASHGRYEEALEEHRQELRLLEEAGDSIGCAVAHRKIGERLAELENYEAALKHQRQHLELARSLSDDTEQQRAWATIGRTYMFVADSRSPGEAAPALREAERAFRTSLAIVEEKLEGVVPKRELTEMRTRLYLNLGLVYDSLQEAAKCDHYIKKSIFLAEQGRLDEDLYRAYFNLGNIHLREGEHSGALRCLARARDCARRMKEKGMESDCCGSTAQVLLSLGDFAAAKRSLKQAYVLGSRQPWQRDLVRSNLRYASKVARLQEALEEAAAGDPPAALALCEQLGDTFSRHGDYARAVDSYQRQLSFAQALGRPPGELAVIHVSLATTFGDLKDHERAVHHYRQELALHRGSALEEGKTWLNVALAMEEGGSSRAELQPCFQRALERAEAAGDPRLQRQILRHLRALQLRDGDAEAAAGTLARLGALGGEEGEEEEEEEEEPESSEAQDESELELSESEGEEDELEGYSKSVPGRRRISKWNRRNERGETPLHRACIEGDLRRVQLFLRQGHPLNPRDYCGWTPLHEACNHGHLEIVRLLLDRGAALDDPGGPGCEGITPLHDALSCGHFEVAELLVRRGASVTARNARGLTPLGTLEEWARVYSRELDQETRAAVPKAAERLLREAAARAAPPLPSEEPFDAELDERRSPEPPEPEGGDASPARPVKKRQRVPGLGRQEGAEPEPNDYEAAIRSLGSAKSLPGSTAAVAMCRQPALIPAEQYLEEEDWLEDDLGVSGGGRKRPRRHPQDPATASGDSAGSESDGPAPARHQPRRRRSAQSRLARVVERIPLGRSRESRPLEAAGSPLPAEDEDEGDPPXSLPAPLPALRVRVRVQDNVFLIPVPQSEGRAVGWLAERAAERYYQTCGLLPRLILKKEGALLAPQDLVGDVLQSNEEVLAEVQCWDLPPLAERYRRACQSLAVEPHPLLLKVTELQEQSPGLGVGGGLALRPPHLPPLLRALKLQAPLRQLRLRGCGLPDAAATDLAATLATLPSLTLLDLAGNRLGAQGLRLLLPPGPPGAPGAFQSLEELDLSLNPLGDGGCRPLAQLLRRCPALTTLRLQACGFGDAFALAGPARLQTLVLSRNALGPAGLGRLLGSAPCRSLARLELGSVAGPPGPQPLAGTLGRYLAQEGCALSHLTLSGNRLGDGDVLEVARCLPACPALVSLDFSANPGIGAAGLRALLSALEERGQGLRFLSLAGCSLEGPLDDATWARTAGNIRDLRLCGRHVGKAWRGRAAVARHRKLFCESL